From a single Sorghum bicolor cultivar BTx623 chromosome 5, Sorghum_bicolor_NCBIv3, whole genome shotgun sequence genomic region:
- the LOC8076912 gene encoding heparan-alpha-glucosaminide N-acetyltransferase translates to MEKGQEIAADGEKVPEQHQHAIDVGHVNHGDGKGEEDVEKERVAVAEEVPKKKSRRVAALDAFRGLTIVLMILVDDAGGAYERIDHSPWNGCTLADFVMPFFLFIVGVAIAFALKRVPNMGNAVKRITIRTLKMLFWGVLLQGGYSHAPDDLSYGVDMKKIRWMGILQRIALVYFIVALIEAFTVKVRPTTVRSGPYAIFNAHRWLGGFIAFVIYMVTTFSLYVPDWSYVYHNDGDVNDGKQFTVKCGVRASLEQACNAVGYVDRQVWGINHLYTQPVWIRSKDCTSSSPNMGPLRADAPEWCLAPFEPEGLLSSISSVLSGTIGIHYGHVLIHFKTHKERLKHWLVTGFSLLVLAIILHFTNAIPINKQLYSFSYVCFTGGAAGIVLSAFYILIDVWGLRKPFLFLEWIGMNAMLVFVLGAQGILAGFVNGWYYESPDNNLVNWIVKHVFVDVWHSQNLGTLLYVIFCEIVFWGVAAGVLHKLGIYWKL, encoded by the exons ATGGAGAAGGGGCAGGAGATAGCAGCAGATGGTGAAAAGGTTCCAGAGCAGCATCAGCATGCCATTGACGTTGGCCATGTCAATCATGGTGATGGCAAGGGCGAGGAGGACGTCGAGAAGGAGAGAGTAGCTGTGGCTGAGGAAGTGCCGAAGAAGAAGAGCAGGAGAGTGGCAGCTCTTGATGCCTTCAGAGGGCTAACCATTGTG CTTATGATACTGGTGGACGATGCCGGTGGGGCTTATGAGCGGATTGACCACTCACCATGGAACGGCTGCACTCTGGCAGACTTCGTCATGCCCTTCTTCCTCTTCATAGTTGGTGTTGCGATCGCCTTCGCATTGAAG AGAGTTCCAAACATGGGTAACGCCGTGAAGAGGATTACCATCAGAACACTGAAAATGCTCTTTTGGGGTGTGCTTCTCCAAG GTGGATATTCTCATGCTCCGGATGACCTCTCTTATGGAGTAGAcatgaagaagatcagatggatGGGCATCCTACAG AGAATAGCTTTGGTATACTTCATTGTTGCTCTGATAGAGGCATTCACCGTAAAGGTACGGCCTACCACGGTGCGGTCCGGTCCTTACGCCATTTTCAATGCGCACCGATG GTTAGGTGGTTTCATTGCATTTGTGATATACATGGTTACAACATTCTCGCTATATGTCCCGGATTGGAGCTATGTTTACCACAACGATGGCGATGTCAATGACGGGAAACAATTTACG GTAAAATGTGGTGTGAGGGCAAGCCTGGAGCAAGCCTGCAACGCAGTTGGCTATGTTGATAGGCAGGTCTGGGGGATTAATCATCTCTACACACAGCCAGTTTGGATCCGGTCAAAG GATTGTACATCAAGCTCACCCAACATGGGTCCCTTGCGAGCTGATGCACCAGAGTGGTGCCTTGCGCCTTTTGAACCAGAAGGCTTGTTAAG TTCAATATCGTCAGTACTGTCAGGGACAATCGGGATACATTATGGGCATGTTCTAATCCATTTCAAG ACTCACAAGGAGAGACTGAAGCACTGGCTTGTGACCGGGTTTTCACTCCTTGTGCTCGCCATCATCCTACACTTCACAAATG CCATCCCAATCAACAAGCAGCTCTACAGCTTCAGCTATGTCTGCTTTACAGGAGGTGCAGCAGGAATTGTTCTGTCAGCTTTCTATATACTG ATTGATGTCTGGGGACTGAGGAAGCCATTCCTTTTCCTGGAGTGGATAGGCATGAacgccatgcttgtgtttgtccTAGGAGCACAGGGAATACTGGCTGGATTTGTGAACGGATGGTACTACGAGTCGCCAGATAACAATCTT GTGAATTGGATAGTGAAGCATGTGTTCGTCGATGTCTGGCACTCGCAGAATCTGGGAACTCTACTGTATGTCATATTCTGTGAGATTGTGTTCTGGGGTGTTGCGGCAGGCGTCCTGCACAAACTAGGGATTTATTGGAAACTATGA